The following are from one region of the Bos mutus isolate GX-2022 chromosome 18, NWIPB_WYAK_1.1, whole genome shotgun sequence genome:
- the ZNF114 gene encoding zinc finger protein 114 has translation MDSVTFEDVAVNFTWEEWALLDSAQRQLYRDVTLETCGHLACVDWATRHQTKDSTPRQNSLAKRTFQGVNRACLASSGSRLSDFREDWMSHRIEEPGKQRGRTLKQVAAAHEKDASPIGFWEYPETRDISNPGQKIVPSQGDSMRKHNPRRNSDILKQILLLHSNQKISTNNEDDRVKWQEMPWIPRARTQTELKSKARMDHQNDLLHLQAEMYMGMSICEYSPRGEALEGDISLRTGGTPMKEKPRHSHQCENTFLNNSLPAGQTQPYEAETNNENNQSGKTFVPVPSSDSHRRTSMGGKSYKCRECGKAFVYQSFLKKHMEIHTGEKPYTCENCGKTFRYILHLNKHLRNHNLKTFECPECGKSFNKSSKLKEHIRIHTGEKPYRCQECGKTFSKSSKLKEHTRIHTGEKPYKCKECGKSYTNSSSLKSHLKRVCG, from the coding sequence ATTGGGCGACTCGACATCAAACCAAAGACTCGACCCCTCGGCAGAACAGCCTTGCTAAAAGGACATTTCAGGGAGTGAACAGAGCATGTCTGGCAAGCAGCGGTTCCCGACTCTCCGATTTCAGAGAAGACTGGATGTCCCATAGAATAGAGGAGCCGGGCAAGCAAAGAGGGCGAACATTAAAGCAAGTCGCAGCCGCCCACGAGAAAGATGCCTCTCCCATTGGATTCTGGGAATATCCTGAGACGAGAGACATCTCTAACCCTGGCCAGAAGATTGTGCCATCACAGGGAGATTCCATGAGGAAACATAACCCAAGACGTAACTCagatattttgaaacaaattctCCTCTTACACAGTAATCAAAAAATCTCTACGAACAACGAAGATGACCGAGTCAAGTGGCAGGAAATGCCGTGGATTCCACGTGCGAGAACTCAGACAGAGCTGAAATCAAAGGCGCGGATGGATCATCAGAACGACCTGCTTCATTTGCAGGCTGAAATGTACATGGGCATGAGCATCTGTGAATACAGTCCACGTGGGGAGGCCTTAGAGGGAGACATCTCCCTTAGGACAGGAGGGACGCCCATGAAAGAGAAACCTCGTCATTCTCATCAGTGTGAAAACACCTTCCTAAATAACTCTCTCCCTGCCGGGCAGACGCAACCCTACGAGGCAGAGACAAATAATGAGAATAATCAAAGTGGGAAGACATTTGTCCCTGTTCCAAGTTCCGATTCGCACAGGAGAACTTCGATGGGAGGGAAGAGCTATAAGTGCAGggaatgtgggaaggccttcgTGTATCAGTCGTTCCTTAAGAAACACATGGAAATTCACACGGGAGAGAAGCCCTACACATGTGAGAATTGTGGGAAAACCTTCAGATACATCTTACACCTTAATAAACATTTGAGAAATCACAACCTGAAGACCTTTGAATGTCCGGAATGTGGGAAAAGTTTCAACAAGTCCTCAAAGCTTAAGGAACATATTAGgattcacactggagagaaaccctatagATGTCAGGAATGTGGGAAAACCTTCAGTAAGTCCTCAAAGCTTAAGGAACATACTAGgattcacactggagagaaaccctataaatgtaaagaatgtgggaaAAGCTACACTAATTCTTCAAGTCTTAAAAGCCACCTGAAGAGGGTCTGCGGATGA
- the ODAD1 gene encoding outer dynein arm-docking complex subunit 1 isoform X6 translates to MWTASSRREEAKAKLGMLRERAEKEVAQNETEVQILQRQIAHLEQLHHFLKLKNGDRQPDSAIVEKREQRAREVAEGLRKTSQEKLVLRYEDALNKLSQMTGESDPDLLVEKYLELEERNFAEFNFINEQNSELEHLQEEIKEMQEALVSGRRSEEDRRAQQEQQRAELQQRVDDVHSEADDLEARYHNFREQLEKLKTSEPQARLLLLGGCDEQAGSPARVGHGQTFRGPLCAFPCPLSVPYPSIHSASIHPSILQQHLFLLPVQRDKSQAAGIQLGLNPSSPICELWCVVSSVGAPLAQCDTTLINDLLGIKTHMRDRDISLFLSLIEKRLVQLLTVQAFLETQVNYTSTSMFNAALMVLGQSSEDFPKKVAPPQPPDNLEDPPGFEAKDDYPLSKEELLSSVMKALEAREQPKEQHLKELVESIKVESTPSMTSSTQKVSSSSRLVTQRPSQVPGSIMSHRTSGILVSSGGRATSSNVGHVTFGDSSATTGGLMSSRGSIPGRVTFRSPNSSSYLGSTGYVGSSRDHDSFEASKGPGSESSGGLGSSPGPASSPGPASSPGPASSTGQASTTSKDSQSNY, encoded by the exons ggAAGAGGCGAAGGCCAAGTTAGGCATGCTGCGGGAGAGAGCTGAGAAGGAGGTGGCCCAGAACGAGACGGAGGTGCAGATCTTGCAGCGGCAGATCGCACACTTGGAGCAGCTGCACCACTTCCTCAAGCTCAAGAACGGCGACCGGCAGCCGGATTCCGCCATCGTGGAGAAGCGCGAGCAGCGAG CCCGGGAGGTGGCCGAAGGCCTCCGGAAGACCTCCCAGGAGAAGCTGGTGCTGCGCTACGAGGACGCCCTGAATAAACTGTCCCAGATGACCGGGGAGAGCGACCCGGACTTGCTGGTGGAAAAGTATCTGGAGT TGGAGGAGCGGAACTTCGCGGAGTTCAACTTCATCAATGAGCAGAACTCGGAGCTGGAGCACTTGCAGGAGGAGATCAAGGAG ATGCAGGAGGCCTTGGTGAGCGGGCGCCGCAGCGAGGAGGACCGGCGAgcgcagcaggagcagcagcggGCAGAGCTGCAGCAGCGCGTGGACGATGTGCACTCGGAGGCCGACGACCTGGAGGCCCGCTACCACAATTTTCGCGAGCAGCTGGAGAAGCTCAAGACCAGTGAGCCCCAGGCCCGGCTTCTTCTTCTGGGAGGCTGTGATGAGCAGGCGGGGAGCCCTGCCAGAGTTGGCCACGGACAGACATTCCGAGGACCACTTTGTGCATTCCCTTGTCCCTTGTCTGTCccatatccatccatccattctgcatccatccatccgtccatcctgCAGCAGCATCTATTcctccttccagtgcagagggacAAGAGTCAGGCTGCTGGGATTCAGCTGGGTCTGAATCCCAGCTCCCCTATCTGTGAACTTTGGTGTGTGGTATCCTCTGTTGGAGCCCCCCT GGCCCAgtgtgacaccacccttatcaaTGACCTCCTCGGGATCAAGACCCACATGAGAGACCGGGACATCAGCCTTTTTCTGAGCCTCATCGAGAAGCGACTGGTGCAGCTCTTGACCGTGCAGGCCTTCCTGGAAACGCAGGTT AACTACACCTCCACCAGCATGTTCAACGCTGCCCTCATGGTGCTGGGCCAGAGCTCCGAGGATTTTCCTAAGAAGGTGGCCCCACCTCAGCCGCCAGACAACCT GGAGGACCCCCCAGGTTTTGAGGCCAAAGACGACTATCCTCTGAGCAAGGAGGAGCTGCTGAGCTCTGTAATGAAGGCG CTGGAGGCCCGGGAGCAGCCAAAGGAGCAGCACCTGAAGGAGCTGGTCGAGAGCATCAAGGTGGAGAGCACCCCGAGCATGACCTCCAGCACCCAGAAGGTCAGCTCCAGCTCGCGCCTGGTGACCCAGCGGCCCAGTCAAGTTCCTGGGTCCATCATGAGCCACAGGACCAGCGGCATCCTGGTGTCCAGCGGAGGCCGTGCCACCAGCTCCAACGTGGGCCACGTGACCTTCGGGGACTCCAGTGCCACCACAGGGGGACTGATGTCCAGTCGAGGCTCCATCCCGGGCCGCGTGACCTTCCGATCCCCCAACTCTAGCAGCTACCTGGGGTCCACTGGATACGTGGGGTCCAGCAGAGACCACGACAGCTTTGAGGCGAGCAAAGGCCCTGGGTCAGAATCGAGTGGAGGCCTCGGGTCCAGCCCCggccctgcctccagccccggccctgcctccagccccgGCCCTGCCTCCAGCACCGGCCAGGCCTCCACCACCAGCAAGGACTCCCAGAGCAACTACTAG